The Nicotiana tomentosiformis chromosome 2, ASM39032v3, whole genome shotgun sequence genome includes the window GTCAATTATACCCCATAAGTCATTGTAGAATTAgttttcaaaaatcaaaatcataaatttcatgtttttctATGTAATGCTAACAAAATATTTCATCACAACTTAACAGTCATGAGATTTAAATTGAATTTATCAACCATAGAATAGTACAAATTTTATGATATAAGAGTAATAAATAAAACAATTATGAAAAATTAAATTTGATCTCGTTCCAAATTTCCCATTGAGACCAAGTTTTCCAATTTTAAAAGAAGAATATACTCTAATATtatattgattgacgagacgtgaGACGGTGTGAACACGCAATTAGAGGTTTGGAGTCCGACCctagaatctaaaggtttcaagttgagcaggaccaagacagaatacttggagtgtaagttcagagGCGAGACTCAAGAACgagaaggggaggtgaggctggactcgcaggtcatccctaggagagggagttttaagtaccttgggtctattattcaggggatggggagattgatgaagatgtcgcacatcgtattggggcgggatagATAAAATGGAGACTCACTTCCGGTATTTTGTGTGTCAAGAAGGTGCCATCGAAAaataagggtaagttctacagagtggtgatcaaaccaacgatgttgtattgggctgagtgttggccagtcaagatcgctcatgtccagaagatgaaggtagcagagataagaatgttgagatggatgtgcgaacacatcaggttagataggatcagaaatgaggttattcgcgataaggtgggtgtggcccctattgaggataagatgcgggaagcacggcttaggtggtttggtcatgtgaggaggaggtgCACAGACGCCCCGgcgaggaggtgtgagaggttgacatttgAGGGCCTACGGAAAGGTAGAGGTATGCCAAAGAAGAgttgggagaggtgattaggcaagatatggcgcagcttcagctcaccgaggacatgaccgttgataggaaggtatggaggtcgaggattaggatagtagagtaggtagtctagagtgttcataatagTAGCATTGGTATGCAGTCTCGCTTTTTGTTGGTAGTATTTTTTTAGGAATaaccgttattttctttcattgttgaccttactgtctttttatttttattctaattttatatggctttttagtactgtcccttcttgtctatatttttattaatgtggtgcttatactttcttgagccgagggtctattgaaaacagtctttctatcctcacaaggcaggggtaaggtctgcgtacacactaccctccccaaactccacggtgtgggataatacttggtatgttgttgttgtaatatacTGTTGTCATTTGGCACATCGGCTAAATAAATGTTAAAGATTTCACAAATTACTTTAAACACTGCAGCCATTGGAGTCGTCCTTGAGCATGATGGAAGTTTTGAGCTTCCTTCCAAAGGTCGTTGCACTCTGGGGAGATGAATTTAAGGACGAAGTATAAAATTTACCACATCTTTGTTGATTGAAGGTGAATAGGAGCTTGACACAGTGGTAAAAGTTGTTGTCGCATGACATGAGAGTCACATGTTCAAGCAGCGAAAACGGCATCTTTCAGAAATGCAAGGTAAAGCTCGTACATAGGATCCAATGTGATCCGCCCCTTTCCCGGAGAAGGGCCGGATCACATTGGATCCTATGTACGTAGTTTTACCTTGCATTTCACAAATTACATTAAACACTACAGCCATTGGACTCATCCTTGAGCATGATGGAAGTTTTGAGCTTCCTTCCAAAGGCTGTTGCACTCTGGGGAGATGAATTTAAGGACAAAGTATAAAATTTACCTTGGGAGTCACATGTTCAAGCAGCAGAAACGGCCTCTTTCAAAAATGCAAGGTAAAGCTACGTACATAAGATCCAATGTGATCCGGCCCTTTccggacccccccccccccccaaaaaaaaatagCAGGAGCTTAGCACCGGGCTACCTTTTTTTGTTGATCAAGGGGTGATAACAGCATTTTCTCACTAAAGTTAGTGATGGAGATGCAATTGTTTGATTATAAACGACCAGAAGCAGTAGAGAATTGTTAATAGTTGATCGAACTAAAGCCACAAGGCAAGTTCCAACAAATGGAAAATGAAGCGTAGAACTGATATGCTATAAGAAGCTATAAGACATAGAACGTATCATTCTTTGCATATCATCCCCACTCTCCGGAATCCTCTGTGCATTCACGAGGACAAGTAACGTACACAAAAAATTGCTCCACCAAAGCTTTTAAGACCCTTTACATTGATTAGAGGTCAAATAAACAAAAACTACACAGCAAAGATGATATACTGAGAGAAGGATAAGGGGAGGCAATAGAAGCACTCTGCTCATAAGCAATATATCTTTGAACTTTGGACTACTGAGGAGAGATCTCCAAAAGCAGGCCAAAATGATCACTAGGCAAAACAGGTAGTGTAAGTCTCTTAACTTCACTCTTCACTTTTTTCTCTTTGACATATGTGAGATGTGGAATTGCATCCTTCCCAATCATACTAATAGCACTTATACTGAAATCTTGCAGTTTGCAAACGAACCTGTCCAAACGTTTCTGCAGTGTCCGGTTGGCACTTAACATTTTGTTTGACTTGGTGTCGTATGTCCAACCAATTTCTTCAGGCTTCATTTTTGCCCAAGCATCAACCCACCCATCAGGTAGAGGAAATTGACCATCCAGTTTGTCATCCCAGTTCATATCACCACAAAAAATTACATTTGGCTTTGTCTCAAGTAACTTCACAGCTTCATTAGCTTGCTCCACACGTTCCTTGCTGAACATTTGATCCCATTTGGGTGGCCCAGGGCAGGGACTCTCAAGATGGCTGGTAGCAACAACCAACGTCTTATCTTTCTGAACTTCGATCTCAGCAATACACAGTTCCCTTCCCATTATCGAATTGCTAAATGGTTTGCAACTGTAGGATTTCACTCCAAGTTTGCTTAACTGCAAAATTTTGTCAAAGACCAAGTTTAACTATAAAATGGActaaattttcaaaaacaaaaaaatgcaAGGATTCATGTTGAGCAATTATTGAGATGTTCCAGATTAGAAGTGAGAGTAAACGACAACACTAAAGAGAGACTTTTAGTGGCTAGGGTCAACATGAAAGCTCTGTTATGCTAAGTGAAAACTGAGGCCTCTCTAGGTATAATATGAGAACTAATTATCTTCATTGTAGCAAGAACTCCAGAACAATCATAAGTGCTCAAAGCAGGTGTAATAGATGATATACCATGGtcacaaagaaaaagaaaacaaaactaaTCATCATATTATCAGCCCTAAAACACATCAAATACCAAATATGCAAGGCGTACTAACTAATCACCTGTATGCAGAAGTATCCTCTCGTAAGTTCCATCACATTTGAAATTGAACAAGAATACATTTTCCACCAACTAGACTGCTGAAAAATGTCATAACTTTCTGGAGTAACCTCCTGAATGGGTGACAAAACAACAAATTATAGAGTCAATAACGTTCATGCAAGGAATAGTTTCTCTTTCAAAGTTACATATATGTAAATGATGATAACCTGAAAACATATAACATCTGGGGAATGCAGTACAATAAGGTCACCTAGAGCTTCCATCCTCTTGGGCATCTCTATATCTGCAAACCATACATTATAGGTCAAGATCTTCAATGCTTTGGAGTTATTGGCTGATAAAGTTTTGCCTGGTTTCTGATCCACCAAATCTGCAACACAAATCACTGCACTTATAAGTAGGGAAAGAATAAGGCAGCATAAAGTCAAAGTTAAGAGACCAATTCATCCCAAAAAGTGAACTCTTCCAACATAAAACCTAGATTTCCTTGGATAAAAAAAGTGCGTAATAGCATCACATGGCTTATTACAATAAACCAAACAAAGATGTTGGGAAAAGTTTGGAGATCAAGAGTTTCACAAGCCAACAATTAATGCAATGTTTTAGGTGCAATACAACAACTTAAAAGTTCACAAATAATCCTTTTCAATTGTGATAAACATGCTAAACATCATAAATCCCAGAAAAACCACCTTTTCCCATACAGtacttttattcttttttttcctGGGAGAAGTTCCGATTATCATATCTCTGTACATGATCCAACCAGTCTACAAGATCATGAAGATCAAGAATCAATCAGCAAATTTCGAATTGGGGCACACAAGGGAAAGATGGGAATTGCATATCTTCTCAATCAAAAGACTATTACTTAAACAAATAGATTTATTACAAATATATCATGAAGCAAGCACAACTAGAGCCGCTGGTTAAAATCTGAAATCAGTGGTGAAACGGGGCTGAACTCTAAGAGGAGTTCAAGATATCACATCAGTCAACTAAGCCTCACACTCAAACTAGTTGGTGTCAACTATGTGGCTCCTATACATCTATTCCAGTCCGTCCCATTTCATTCCGATACAGTTCAAAACATCCACATATTCAAGAAACCACCCCTAAAACAGTATTTGTGCTAAATCCAACAAAAAACCAACAAAAACAGGACATCTTTTATCAGCTAATTTCAAAGACAATTCTCCATTCTGCTCCATTTGGTCCCAATTCATTCCAACGTGGGAGTCCAAAACGTATCCAAAAAAGTTACTATTCTCAAGAAATCGCCCCATAAACAGTATTTGTGCTAATGCAAACCTACTCCAAGACACTATTATATGCAAGAAACCAATAAAAAAGGAGTCTCTTTTATCAGCTAATTCAtgttaaaatatttattaaaaaaacgTAAGTTCCATAGACAAAAaaacagaattaaacagaaagaACTTCAATATACCCGAAATGTCAACCGCCTTAGTTGCAGTCTTAACACCCCTATATCCCACAGAATCAATCTCATCCTCCTCAACCCCAATTGGGTCCTCTCTATTTTTCCTCTTGGTTGCAGCATTTACACATCTAGCCCTAACAGACTCCTTAATATCATCATCAACCCTAATAGGAACCCTAATACTATTTTTCCCCTTGTTATTACAAGGCCTCAATAAAGGCATAAAAACACTGCCAACAGAAGAATCcaactcatcatcatcatcatcatcagttTCAAGATTAGCAAGTCCAGAAGCTGAAGCCCTAGTGCCACATACATCACAACTAATACTGTGGTAAGGGTTCAAAAAGGTGCAAGCTTTACATGCCCATTTGAGTTTCGTGACTGAAATTGATGGGTCTGATGAGATGGAGGGGGGTGGGTCAGATGAACAGATTTGGCAGGATGATTTTTGGGATGAAAGAGGAGGGTTCAAGAATGTGCATCTTGAACATGACCAAGAAGACATGGTTGTGGTGTAAACTAGGGTTTTGATAGGGTTTTGGGGGAGAAGAATTGGTTTGATTATGGGTAACAAGTGAAAGGGCATTTCGAATATTGAAACCATATGTTTGCCGCTAATAAGTTGCGGTTGCGTTAGCCAAGATGTCGGCAGTGCACGTCTACCCAAGAATAGTAGAAAATGATGGTAGAAAAATAATCCTTAGCCaaaaaaaggtagaaaaataaaaagaaaacaaaactagaaaaagaaaaaagagataaTGAAgagattaaaaataaaatattatccatttgaaaaaattatgaaaaaactaagggtgtgtttggtataacggaaaatattttccatggtAAACGTTTTCCAAGAAAAAGTTTTCTTGGAAAACAAATAGTAATCTTACTCATTTTTCGAtatttggtacgcaaattaagaaaaataacttctcaaAAATACTCATAAAtgataatttagatacaataaacatgaaccaataaactttcgaaccaacaaccttccaaacccacaaatttcataaacttctaaACCGTTAAACTTTCGAACTCGTAAACTCTATAATTTTTAAACCCGCAAACTTCCAAATACATAAACctctgaactcataactttggaactcgtaaaatttcgaacctgtaaactgaaaaataaaaaaaaatcagaactgaaaatatttttttaaaaaaaaaatgtgtGGGGGTACAGAAAAAACAGAAAAtcgaaaatacaaaaaaaaaaagtaacaaaAAAATTTGCGGGGTGGGAGAGGTGgttcagaaaaaaaaaaatagaaaattgaaaatacaaataaataattttttgtttGGGGGGGGTGAGGTTGGGGTTAGATGTGAGGGTAGGTGGagtttttggaaaatgttttcctaac containing:
- the LOC104106253 gene encoding uncharacterized protein, translated to MVSIFEMPFHLLPIIKPILLPQNPIKTLVYTTTMSSWSCSRCTFLNPPLSSQKSSCQICSSDPPPSISSDPSISVTKLKWACKACTFLNPYHSISCDVCGTRASASGLANLETDDDDDDELDSSVGSVFMPLLRPCNNKGKNSIRVPIRVDDDIKESVRARCVNAATKRKNREDPIGVEEDEIDSVGYRGVKTATKAVDISDLVDQKPGKTLSANNSKALKILTYNVWFADIEMPKRMEALGDLIVLHSPDVICFQEVTPESYDIFQQSSWWKMYSCSISNVMELTRGYFCIQLSKLGVKSYSCKPFSNSIMGRELCIAEIEVQKDKTLVVATSHLESPCPGPPKWDQMFSKERVEQANEAVKLLETKPNVIFCGDMNWDDKLDGQFPLPDGWVDAWAKMKPEEIGWTYDTKSNKMLSANRTLQKRLDRFVCKLQDFSISAISMIGKDAIPHLTYVKEKKVKSEVKRLTLPVLPSDHFGLLLEISPQ